The following DNA comes from Simkania negevensis Z.
CATGCTTGATTTTTGTCATCAAGTCGTGCTCATCGATATTGGGCTTTACTTTAATCTCTTTAAGCTTCGCTTGGTGCTGAGCTTTTTTACTTTCCCGCTCTTTCTTCGTTATCTGATAACGGTATTTGCCGTAATCGATAATCTTACACACCGGCGGGCTGGCGTTCGGTGAAATTTCTACGAGATCTAATCCAGCTTGCTCGGCGTGCATCATCGCATCTTTAATTGAAACAACCCCTATTTGACTTCCGTCTTTTCCAATTAAGCGAACTTTGGGTGCTCGTATTTCTCTGTTAACTCTCAAGCTTTCTCTTCCTATTATCCGAAAAATCGATCAAATTGGTCATTCTACTCAAATTTTGTTTTTTTTGCGATACCTTTCATTCGATCTTCAAAACTTGGGCCTTCTGCCTCCATCATGAGTGCGATAAATCTCTCGACTCGATCAAAAATGGAATGGGTGATCGTAAACCCTTTTTCTCTCTTCTTTAGTTCAATAAAGGATGCACTTCGTCGCATACCATAGCGATCTGTCACTCTCCATAAAGCTACAGCCAATTTCCCAGGCTTTTCTTCATATTCCACTCCCGCTTGATCACAAGCTTCTTTAAGACTTTCGCATAACTCTTTGTCTTTCTTTGGAATGAAGACTTCTAAAGCCCCTTCGAATCCAAACATTTTAATAGTTTTTTCTAGGAATTGCAAGGAAGAAATAAGTTCTTGAATGAGGTGCTCTTTTAAACAAAATATATGAGCCCGATCGAAATAATAATCTTTTGAGTCAAAAAGTCCCTTCCAAGCGTCTATCCCTTCTGCTGAGACAACTCGGCTATATTCTGCAACTTTCCAAGGTCCCTTTTTCAAATTTTTACCAAGAACTTCAAGGAGCTCTTCATGGTTCTTCAAGAGATCGTTTCCCTGAGTCTGAACCACCTCAAAAGCCCCACTTTCATGGGATTCTTTCCAGTAGTGGTAAAGAGCTTCTTTAAGTCGCTCTCCGTTTTTGAGCCAATAGCATCTGTGCAACTCATGCAAATCCTTACCTCTTTCCATTCGAATCCGAAAGAGAGAAATCATTGCTCCATACTCACGATGTTCAGTTTGAAAAAATTGCTTTTTATTTTTGAGAAATTCTTTGAGTTTTTGCTTGTTTTCACAGACAACACCATGAATCCCTATCACAGGCTTTTCAATGCCTCGATAACGGATATTTGGTCTTTTACTATGCGCTATGAGCTTGATTGCTCCGATCTCACCTGTTGAGCGTGCATAAGGACCAGGGCAAAGGTCGGCAAATCCTCTCATTTTAAACACCTCCACAAGAGGGCCTGGATGTTGTTTGGCATAGACGGAAGGATAATACCGCGGATAAGACCGAAAAAACTCGGCAGCATTGTCTGGGATCATCTCATGGTATTCAATTGGAAGATCCTCTTCTATGATTTTGTACATCCGCTCTTCGATATAGGGAAGAAGTTCTTTAGAAAAGGGCTTGGGAAATAAAAAATCGTAGGCAAATCCACTAAATGTGGCTCTTCCTTCGATAATATGCGCATCGGGAGAAATTTCTAAGACGGCAGCAGCTAGGATCTCTGCAGCAGTTTGACGGATCTGAGTGAGTGTTAAAGATGTCATATAACAGGATGTATAACATCCTTAAACCATTGGACTCAAGAAAGAAAATGGGATATAGCTGACTCGAACAGCTGACCTCCACGATGTCAACGTGGCGCTCTAACCAACTGAGCTAATACCCCATTTCAAATAGTATAAAATTTTACACGATTTCCCTATTTGAAGACAACCTAAAATGACATCCTCGAGAATTCGGGTTTCGTGAAGCCCCTTCTGTGATTAAAAGAGCTGTTTGACACCCGTTACGTAGTCCGAGCAATTCGGGAGTCAGTTTAGCATTTGCATAAAAGGAGTTGATTTCCCACTTCAGTTCTGTGAGCATTTTTACGGCTCGTTTAAGCCGATGCGGACTGCGAATTAATCCAACATAGTTCCACATGGTTTGTTTAATGGTCAGCCAATCTTGCTGAATCAAAGCTTGGTCAACTTCTTCTATTCCATGCTGCCATCCATCTACTTCAGGAAAATAAGCTTTTTTGTCTTCCCATTTTGTGACAATATCGGCGGCGGCGGCTTTTGCCCAAACAAGTCCTTCAAGCAATGCAGTTGAAGCCAAACGATTCGCTCCATGTACCCCTGTACAGGAAACCTCTCCAATAGCCCGCAAATTTCGCATAGTGGTTTTCCCCACTAAATCAACGGCAATTCCTCCGCAAGAATAATGGGCAGCAGGTACGATCGGAAGAGGTTCTCTTGTTAAATCGACACCTTTGGATTTGCAGTAGGCGTAGATATGTGGAAAGCGCCCTTCTAAAAAAGAGGGGTTCTTAAAGGAAAGGTCGAGCCATAAGTGAGGACTATCTGTGCGCACCATTTCCTGAAAAATTCCGCGTGCGACAATGTCACGCGGAGCTAAGTCCCCTTGTGGATGCATCGCAGCCATGAAAGGCTTGAAATCTTTTGAAAGGAGTTTTCCTCCTTCCCCTCTTAAAGCTTCAGAAAGAAGAAAGCGGGGCTCGCCTGTTTTGTAAAACGAGGTGGGGTGAAATTGGATGTATTCAAGGTTCATAATCCGCACACCTGCTCGAAAGGCCATGGCAAGGCCGTCACCTCGTGCTTCTCGGGTATTCGTCGTATGCAGAAAGACTTCTCCAACTCCTCCTGTTGCAAGGATAGTTTCCTTTGCAAAGTAGATGTTGACTTGCTCTGTCTCTTGATTAAAGACATACGCACCTACGCAGGTCGGGGGATAGTAGATGTCAGTGCTCTTTTTAGAATGATGCGAAAGAGTGATGAGATCAACAGCACTGCGACGAAAGTGGGTTGTGATATTGGGATGAGCTAGAATTTTTTTAAGCAAAGCTTCCATGATCACGCGGCCTGTTTGATCTTGATGGTACAAAATCCGCGGATGCTGATGAGCTGCTTCTCTTGTGAGCTTTAACTTTCCATACTCATCTCGTTGAAATGGAACTTGGAGTTCGCCTAGCAGAATTTCCTCTACACATGCGGGACCTAATTCAACGAGTCTATCTACCGCTTTCTCATAACAAAGTCCTGCTCCTGCTTTGAGAATATCTCCCTTGAAATCGTCTGAGAATTCTTCAGAAGCACGATAACCGACACCCCCTTGTGCCCGATAAGAATTTGCTGAAGAGATTTGGTCCCCTGATGAAATCAAAGTGACTTGCAATCCTTTTTTTGCAAGTTCAAGAGCAGCGGCCCCACCCGCAACTCCCAAGCCAATCACTAAGACATCGGTTTCTTTAATCATAGTTGAAGCATAATGCAAAAATACGAGAGAATCAAGGGTATGATTTTATCACACATAGAACTAGCACATCAATACTGGAAATCTTTTCTGAAACCTGGTGACTTTGTCATCGATGCTACCTGTGGCAACGGTTATGATAGTTTAGCTTTAGCGCAAATGGTCTCGGGGCATGTTCTTTGTATTGATATTCAAGAAAGGGCTATCAACGCCACACGCGAGAAATTAAAAAAAAATCTAACACCTTCCATCTTTAAAGTAATTACTTACCATTTAGGGTCACACGAACATTTCCCCCCTTTAAAAGCTGCTCCTTCTCTTATCGTGTATAACCTCGGATATTTGCCAGGGAGTGATAAAACAGTTGTGACAGACGCTTTCGAGACTTTGAAGAGCCTGAAAGAGGCTCTTTCTCTTCTAAAACCAGGAGGAGCGATCTGTCTGACGTGCTATGTTGGACATCCTGGAGGAGAGGAAGAAGAAAAAATGCTCTTATCTTTCTCTAAGTCGCTAAATAAAAACGATTTCAATGTTTGTTATCATCAATGGATAAATCGTCTAAAATCACCTTCTTTATTGTTAATTCAAAAGTTAAATAATTAAAATAAAGTTTGCTAATTGTGTGTTAATTACGACAAGAGTAGAATTAGGGTAAGGCCCGGTGAGGGAGGTCAGAAAAAGAACCTAAATCAAGAATGTGTTTCTTTTTAGGTTAATACTCTGGAGGGCGCCCTAGTTGAATCTGATTCGAATACGGCGCACTCCGGGTAATAATGCTCCTATAAAACATAATTCAACTAGGAGATAAGGTGGCTGATCCAAGAATTGATGGTAACAATGTCTTTCATGACATCTCTTTTACTTTCCACGAAGCTGGTTTGGAAAGTATTGGAAAAGAATTAGACAGGACTCTTCATACAGATGAAGACCTGACTCAATTAACGATGCGCTGTGATAGCCTTCGTGGTAAATTGCAATCGCCAGAGTCAAAAGCTCAATTGGCTTCTTACTATGGTAGATTGGATACTTTGAGAACAGACAATGCTGTCGACCGACTTGTTGACACAACCTGTTTACTTGTGGCAAAACGTACTGAATTTCCACAAGAAAAAATGACGGCCAAAGTTGGGGAAATACAAAGCGAGCTTGCTCGCCTTTGGTATGACAATGCGCTCTCAATGCCAAACAGACGATTCATAAGAATTGTCGTTTATAATTTAAACCAATTGCAAGTCTTTCCTTCCTCAAAAACTGCAGATGTGCTAAATAACAGTGCGCACATTGCATATTTAAGCAAGGATCAAGATATGCTCCCTGAAACCGAACTGCGCACAACTCTTATTGATGCAGAAGAGTGGGAAAGTGCGGAATTTGCCTTTGACTTATGCGAGATGGCCCACTGTTTCTACCAAAATAAAATCAACGAAGGGATGAAAAAATTGCATCAACTCACTCCGTCACAAAAAAATCGCCTAGAAGAGATTTGTTTAGCTCTTGGTGCGGAGTATCCAGACCACTTTATCGGCAAAGACCTTTCAGAGTGTCAAAAGGACATTATGCTTTGGGTTCAAGCTTTAGTGGGTTATGCGAATGAAGTTGCTCAAGGAGAACCACTGATGTTCTTTCCTTCTGAGGGCGAAATTCACATGATGTTTCGAGAAGTCGAAACATTAGATCGTGACGAGTGATACTAGGGTTTCTTCCATCATGTAAAAGGATCCAGCAATCGTCACCAAACGGTTATTTTCTCCATTTATCAGGTGTTTGAGGGCAGCAGGTGCTGCCTCGAATACCTCTACATTGTAATACCCCCCATCTTTCAATCTTTTTTCTAATTCTTTTGGATTTTTTAATCTTGCGTGCCGAGAAGAAAAAAGGGCTATTTCCTCGACGTACTTTTTAAACAGAGGAATCAGAGGCTCTAAAGGTTTGTCTTTAGAAAGGGCAAGAAGCAATGCAATCTTTCTCGTAGGAAATCGCTTTCTTATCTCCGTAAAAAGTCGTCGAAAAGCACTCGGGTTGTGAGCCACATCAGCAAGAATATTTTCCTCGACCATTTGAAAACGGCAGGGTGGAAGTTTAGCAATCCCCTTCATTTTGGCTAAAGGAGAGGTAGGAAAGTAAGGGTGCAAAATTTCAAGAGCTTTATAGGCAATGTCTTCATTTTCATCTTCAGGAATAAGATAGAGTGGAGCTTGTTTTGCATGTGCCATTTTTCTCAAAATGGGGAAGTTGGCCATTGCTCCAAGAATCAAAGGGGTTTTATCTTTGATGATTCCCCCTTTTTCTTTTGCAATAGCTTCTAAAGTCGACCCTAAAATTTCTTGATGGTCAAAGTCAATGGTCGTGATGATGCTCAAAAGAGGATAAATGATATTGGTCATGTCCAGTCGCCCGCCAAGACCTGTTTCAATGACTGCAATGTCGACATTTTTTTTCGCAAAATGGTCAAATGCAAGCAGCGTTGTGAGCTCAAAAAATTGAGACTCAGGAGCAAGTTCAAAAAGTCTCATTAACCCCGTCACAACTTCTTCTTCAGAAATCATTTCTTGATTGACGATGATCCTTTCACGGTAAGTGAAGAGATGGGGTGAGGTATAAAGGCCAACGCGATACCCTTCAAGGCGGAGCGCTTCAGCAATTTTATTCGCAACAGATCCCTTTCCGTTTGTTCCTGCAATGTGCACAGTGGGATAGTTATTTTGGGGATTGCCCAATGCTGCAGCAAGTTTTCTACTCCCTTCGAGGTCTTGTTTACGCTTTGCACTATTTCCAAGTGAAAACAGATGGCTAATCACTGAATCATAAGTTGTCATGAGTCTTTCCAAATATCGATTCGACAGTTTCCCGATCAACCCAAGAACACCCTAAGGTAACTTGAGGCTTAACTGCTCCATGAAAATCAGAGCCACCGCTAATCAGCCAGTTTTTTTCCCGCGCAATTTTAAGCCACTTTTTTTCCATCTCATGATAGAGAAGTGAATAGTAGCATTCAATCCCATCAAAGTTCATTCCAAGTAAAAAGCGCAACACGCCAGCTTTTTGAATAAGATGAGGATGAGCAATAAATGCTTTCCCCCCAGCGTCATGAATAGTGTCGATGGTTTCTTGAACAGCAAAGGGTTCTCCTTCAACAAAACAACTCTTCCGGTCCCCAATGTATCGATCAAAAGCATCTTGAATACTTCGGACATATCCCTTTTCAACCATGATCTGTGCAATATGTGGGCGTCCTACGATCTCCCCTGTCTTTTTCGCTTCGAGTTCTTCTTCTGTCACAACAAGTGAAAGACTGCTTAACTTCTTTAAGATTTCTAAGTTACGACGGTTGCGTCGATGTTTATGTTCTTCGCAAAAAGCAAGAAGTTTTTCTGTTTTTTGAACTCCATAACCCAAAATATGCACACTCACTTTATGATAGCGGGTCGAAAATTCTACTCCCACAAAAAGATCAATTCCGAGTTCTTTGGCTAAATCCCAAATTTCATCTGTGTAAGCATCTAAGGTGTCGTGATCAGTAAAAGAAAGGGCTGAAAGCCCTTTTTCCTTAGCGTGATGCAATACTTCTTTAGGAGTCATGGTTCCATCTGAACAGGTCGTATGGCAATGTAAGTCTGCTCGATAGTCCATTATGCATTCCCCTTTTCATAAGGAACTAGCCGCATTTCCATTTCAAGGAGAATTCCGGCTTTTTGGGAAACTGTTTGGCGCACTTGCGTAGCGAGCTCTAGCACTTCTTGAGCCGTTGCCTTTCCTCGATTGACAATGAAATTAGCATGGACAGTAGACACTTCTGCATCGCCTACACGTTTCCCTTTTAGGCCACATGATTCAATGAGTAATCCTGCTGTTTTCTCTTTTGAAGGATTCCGAAAAACACATCCTGCAGAAGGTTGACCATAAGGTTGGGTCGCAATTCGGTATCTTGTGATTTCGACCTGTTTCTTTCGCGCGTCTTTACATTTTTGAAGTGTAAATGTACCACTCACAATAATGCCCCGATTTTCATGAAAAGAGGAGTGACGATAGGAAAATTCGAGTTCGCTTCGTTTTTTAGAGCAGAGTGTTCCCTCAGGATCAACGTAAGAAACTTCTGTTAAAATGTCACAGGTTTCAAATCCGTTAGCACCAGCATTCATAAAGATCGCTCCTCCAACAGAGCCTGGAATCCCGGCTGCAAATTCTAAACCCGAATAACCTTGCCTTGCCATTTGGGTTCCAAGAAGAGAAAAGTTGTATCCGGAACCGACGATCAATTTTCCTTCTTTGAAGTCGCAAAAACGGATCGAACTTAAAATCACAAGGCCATTGAAGCCTCGATCATCAAAAAGAGAATTAGAGCCTCGCCCAATAATCCAAAAAGGGAGTTTTTCTCGGTTGATAAAACGTCGAGCTTCAGCCATTTCTTCAGGAGTTTTAATTTCGACGAAAAACTTGGCTGGCCCTCCTATTCCAAAAGTCGAGTAGGAAGCAAGAGATTGATTGGGAATTAACTTGTCTTCGATAGACATGGCTCGGCCTCACTCGTACGGTAGATGGCATCGAGCACAGCATTGACAAAAGCCCCACCTTCTGGAGTCCCAAATTTACGGCCCAGTCGAATGGATTCGGCAAGGGCTACTTTGGGGGGGATGTCCTTATCGTAGAGAAGCTCAAAAACTCCAAGTCTCAAGATATTCCGTTCCACACGGGAGATTCGGTTAAAGTCATAGTCACGTGAACATCTCGAGATATGCTGATCGATGTCGCCTAATTTCTCAAAAACGCATTGCATCCGCTCATGAGCTTGCCTTAGCGTTTTTTTTGTCACTGTCAATTGATCAAGCAACGACGTGATGACATTAAAATCAGAACCCTCATTGAGATCCTGACTAAACAGCATCTGAAACACAAGCTCGCGAAATTTTCTTTGTGGAACAACCATATTCATATTTTAAATTGAAACAGGAATAGAGTATAGCAAATCTTTCGTCTTTTCGCATACGTAGAAAAATTTCTTTACAAACCCCTTTGATTAGGGTTAATAGAGTAATCAAATTTTCAAGAGGAAATACGACTTATGATGATGGATTGGCATATAGAATTGCGCATGGCTGGAGACCTATTACTTGCGGCCTTTTTAGGGGCTATTATTGGCCTCGAAAGAGAGCGTCACGTAGGTCTTGCTGGAATTCGAACACATGCCGCTGTCGCATTAGGAGCGTGCTTTTTTGGATTTATCTCGTTTAACGTTACTGGAGCTAGCGACCCCAATAGTGTCGTTGGCCTTGCCGATCCCTCTCGTATTGCAGCTCAAATTGTTAGCGGGATCGGATTCCTTGGAGCAGGTGTGATTTTGCGAGACCGGGGACGGGTTCGAGGACTGACAACAGCTGCAACAGTCTGGGCTACAGCTTCCATTGGACTTGGGGTTGCTAATAAGATGTATATTTTGGCAAGTGCTTCCACTGTGATCATTCTCTTGCTCTTATCTCTTTATCGCGTACCCGGCTGGATGGCGTGGAAGAAAAAACATCAACGTCAATTTCAAGGTGAGGAAGATTAGATATACTCAAACAACTTCAAAAATTGGTTTTAAAACTGAGTCAGAGAACTTCTAAGCATCCAGGCAGTCTTTTCATGAACCGCAAGCCTCTTATTGATAAAATCAGCAGTTGCCCCATCTTCGACCTTTTCTGCATAGGGCAGCTTATCTCTCAAGTAACGGATCACTGTCTCATGATCATGGAGCAATGTTTCCATCATCTGGAGTGGCGGGAGGACCTCTTTGGCACATTTAATTAAGCTTATTTTTGTGAACGACTCGAAAGACCCTTCTGGGTACTCACCCAACATTCGGATTCTTTCGGCAATTTCATCAATCGCTTCTGCAAGCTCTTCATATTGATCTTGAAACAGGAGATGATATGAATGAAAAGCAGGACCTGTTACATTCCAATGAAAGTTCTGAGTTTTTAAATATAGGGCATAACTAGATGCCAACAATCTTTGAAGAATTTCGCATAAATCTCCTCTCTCTTTAGATTGAAGTCCAATATGCAACTCAACAATATCTCGATTCATTTCCGTATCCTCTTTACAAGATTTGCTTTTCTTCTTAATGTGTAAAATTTAATTTAACAACAAAAAAATGGTTCTTTGTTGATCTTGATAGAAATTGTATTTATTGCCACGTTTTGCGCGATGTTCATCGGAGGATTCATTCACATCGTTTGTCTGAAAAAGGACCGCTCAGCTCAAAACAAACTCAAAATGTTTTTAATTTGGGCTCTCACCTCTGCAGGAGCTATTGGGCTTGAGAAATTCTATGCAAACGTTTTTTATCCTGAACTATATGCAAAGTTTCTTGGATGGAATCCGAATGTTGCTTGGCAATTTGAGGTCTCTATCATTAACTTCATCATTGCAACTCTAGGCATTCTCAGTATTTGGCTTCATGATCTCTTCTGGGTTGCAAGCGTCATTACCCTGACGATTCGAGATTGGGGGATCGCAATTGGCCACTACTTAGAGCTTATTCTTCACTACGATGTCGCTTCGGGCAATGTGGGACTTGCTGTGTATATTGAAATCTTTCATCCAATCATTGCCATTGCGCTACTAATAGCCTATTACAATGTAAAAAAATTTCCCCGAAAGGTATGATCTTTCGATTAGTTTTGACTTAAGGTAGGAACGTGCTCGGAATCTTTCTTGATACAGAAACAAACGGACTCAATACTAAAAAGCACAAAGTCGTTGAAATCGCCTACAAAATTATCGATGTTAAAACAGGCTCCTTGATTGAATCATTTGACACAATCATCTACCATCCCTTTGAAGAGTGGAAAAAAAGTGATCCATTAAGCCTTAAGGTCAATGGGTTTTCCTGGAACGATATTAAAGGTGGAATGCCACCTGAAAAAGCGGCAGAAGAAATTAAGGCTTCCTTCGCCCGATGTGGAGTCGAAAGGGGCAAAGCCGTATTTATTTGCCAAAACCCGTCCTTTGATCGCGCATTTTTTAACCAGCTGATAGATGCAGATGCCCAAGAACTACTCAACTGGCCCTACCATTGGCTCGATCTCGCTTCAATGTTCTGGATGAAACGTCTGTCGACTGCTCCCCCTTTTCCATGGGAAACAGGGGTTTCGAAAAATAAAATTGCAGCTGCTTATAATCTCCCAACGGAAGCCACTCCTCACAAAGCGATGAATGGTGTCGATCACCTTCTCCTTTGTTACAAGGCTGTTGTTGGATTTCCGGAGGAAAAAACAACATGAAATACATTCCTGCAGAAAGTCGAAATTGGATTGAAGGAAAGGGATACAAAAAAAACATCCTTTTAAAAGGGATGGAAGATCTCCATTCACAAGGGGCCCTTGTTCAACTTCTGACAATTGAGCCGAACACGGCTGTCCCTCCGCACTACCACGAAAAAGGACTTGAAGTCTTTTACATTCTCAAAGGACGAGGCATGATGACAATTGGCGACGAAGTAGTTCATCTGCACGAAGGAGATACATTGACCTGCGAACCTGAAGAGATCCATAGCGCAGAAAATCCTTACGACGAACCCTTCGAACTCATTGTCTTTAAAACAAACTGGGAAAACGACGATAGTATTTGGCTAAAGGAAGGTTAAGATGAACTATCCCTTGTCTTATGGTGAACATGCCATCAACCACTTTAATCGAAGACGTGCAGCGGAAAAAGCGCGGTTCCTTCTCCCTCATCTGAAAGAAAACTTTCACCTCCTTGATTGCGGGTGTGGCCCAGGATCCATCACTGTAGACCTTGCAGAATTTCTAAAAAAAGGACATGTTTCAGGGATCGATCTCGACTCTTCACAGTTTCTTTGGGGACAAAATGAAGCGCACCGAAGAGGCGTTGAAAATCTCAGTTTTTA
Coding sequences within:
- a CDS encoding Dps family protein, which translates into the protein MNRDIVELHIGLQSKERGDLCEILQRLLASSYALYLKTQNFHWNVTGPAFHSYHLLFQDQYEELAEAIDEIAERIRMLGEYPEGSFESFTKISLIKCAKEVLPPLQMMETLLHDHETVIRYLRDKLPYAEKVEDGATADFINKRLAVHEKTAWMLRSSLTQF
- a CDS encoding cupin domain-containing protein — protein: MKYIPAESRNWIEGKGYKKNILLKGMEDLHSQGALVQLLTIEPNTAVPPHYHEKGLEVFYILKGRGMMTIGDEVVHLHEGDTLTCEPEEIHSAENPYDEPFELIVFKTNWENDDSIWLKEG
- the nusB gene encoding transcription antitermination factor NusB, with translation MNMVVPQRKFRELVFQMLFSQDLNEGSDFNVITSLLDQLTVTKKTLRQAHERMQCVFEKLGDIDQHISRCSRDYDFNRISRVERNILRLGVFELLYDKDIPPKVALAESIRLGRKFGTPEGGAFVNAVLDAIYRTSEAEPCLSKTS
- a CDS encoding MgtC/SapB family protein, which produces MMMDWHIELRMAGDLLLAAFLGAIIGLERERHVGLAGIRTHAAVALGACFFGFISFNVTGASDPNSVVGLADPSRIAAQIVSGIGFLGAGVILRDRGRVRGLTTAATVWATASIGLGVANKMYILASASTVIILLLLSLYRVPGWMAWKKKHQRQFQGEED
- a CDS encoding 3'-5' exonuclease, with translation MLGIFLDTETNGLNTKKHKVVEIAYKIIDVKTGSLIESFDTIIYHPFEEWKKSDPLSLKVNGFSWNDIKGGMPPEKAAEEIKASFARCGVERGKAVFICQNPSFDRAFFNQLIDADAQELLNWPYHWLDLASMFWMKRLSTAPPFPWETGVSKNKIAAAYNLPTEATPHKAMNGVDHLLLCYKAVVGFPEEKTT
- a CDS encoding bifunctional folylpolyglutamate synthase/dihydrofolate synthase; its protein translation is MTTYDSVISHLFSLGNSAKRKQDLEGSRKLAAALGNPQNNYPTVHIAGTNGKGSVANKIAEALRLEGYRVGLYTSPHLFTYRERIIVNQEMISEEEVVTGLMRLFELAPESQFFELTTLLAFDHFAKKNVDIAVIETGLGGRLDMTNIIYPLLSIITTIDFDHQEILGSTLEAIAKEKGGIIKDKTPLILGAMANFPILRKMAHAKQAPLYLIPEDENEDIAYKALEILHPYFPTSPLAKMKGIAKLPPCRFQMVEENILADVAHNPSAFRRLFTEIRKRFPTRKIALLLALSKDKPLEPLIPLFKKYVEEIALFSSRHARLKNPKELEKRLKDGGYYNVEVFEAAPAALKHLINGENNRLVTIAGSFYMMEETLVSLVTI
- a CDS encoding PHP domain-containing protein, coding for MDYRADLHCHTTCSDGTMTPKEVLHHAKEKGLSALSFTDHDTLDAYTDEIWDLAKELGIDLFVGVEFSTRYHKVSVHILGYGVQKTEKLLAFCEEHKHRRNRRNLEILKKLSSLSLVVTEEELEAKKTGEIVGRPHIAQIMVEKGYVRSIQDAFDRYIGDRKSCFVEGEPFAVQETIDTIHDAGGKAFIAHPHLIQKAGVLRFLLGMNFDGIECYYSLLYHEMEKKWLKIAREKNWLISGGSDFHGAVKPQVTLGCSWVDRETVESIFGKTHDNL
- the murB gene encoding UDP-N-acetylmuramate dehydrogenase, translated to MSIEDKLIPNQSLASYSTFGIGGPAKFFVEIKTPEEMAEARRFINREKLPFWIIGRGSNSLFDDRGFNGLVILSSIRFCDFKEGKLIVGSGYNFSLLGTQMARQGYSGLEFAAGIPGSVGGAIFMNAGANGFETCDILTEVSYVDPEGTLCSKKRSELEFSYRHSSFHENRGIIVSGTFTLQKCKDARKKQVEITRYRIATQPYGQPSAGCVFRNPSKEKTAGLLIESCGLKGKRVGDAEVSTVHANFIVNRGKATAQEVLELATQVRQTVSQKAGILLEMEMRLVPYEKGNA
- a CDS encoding DUF6790 family protein; this translates as MIEIVFIATFCAMFIGGFIHIVCLKKDRSAQNKLKMFLIWALTSAGAIGLEKFYANVFYPELYAKFLGWNPNVAWQFEVSIINFIIATLGILSIWLHDLFWVASVITLTIRDWGIAIGHYLELILHYDVASGNVGLAVYIEIFHPIIAIALLIAYYNVKKFPRKV
- a CDS encoding class I SAM-dependent methyltransferase, which produces MQKYERIKGMILSHIELAHQYWKSFLKPGDFVIDATCGNGYDSLALAQMVSGHVLCIDIQERAINATREKLKKNLTPSIFKVITYHLGSHEHFPPLKAAPSLIVYNLGYLPGSDKTVVTDAFETLKSLKEALSLLKPGGAICLTCYVGHPGGEEEEKMLLSFSKSLNKNDFNVCYHQWINRLKSPSLLLIQKLNN
- the nadB gene encoding L-aspartate oxidase; translated protein: MIKETDVLVIGLGVAGGAAALELAKKGLQVTLISSGDQISSANSYRAQGGVGYRASEEFSDDFKGDILKAGAGLCYEKAVDRLVELGPACVEEILLGELQVPFQRDEYGKLKLTREAAHQHPRILYHQDQTGRVIMEALLKKILAHPNITTHFRRSAVDLITLSHHSKKSTDIYYPPTCVGAYVFNQETEQVNIYFAKETILATGGVGEVFLHTTNTREARGDGLAMAFRAGVRIMNLEYIQFHPTSFYKTGEPRFLLSEALRGEGGKLLSKDFKPFMAAMHPQGDLAPRDIVARGIFQEMVRTDSPHLWLDLSFKNPSFLEGRFPHIYAYCKSKGVDLTREPLPIVPAAHYSCGGIAVDLVGKTTMRNLRAIGEVSCTGVHGANRLASTALLEGLVWAKAAAADIVTKWEDKKAYFPEVDGWQHGIEEVDQALIQQDWLTIKQTMWNYVGLIRSPHRLKRAVKMLTELKWEINSFYANAKLTPELLGLRNGCQTALLITEGASRNPNSRGCHFRLSSNREIV
- the infC gene encoding translation initiation factor IF-3; the protein is MRVNREIRAPKVRLIGKDGSQIGVVSIKDAMMHAEQAGLDLVEISPNASPPVCKIIDYGKYRYQITKKERESKKAQHQAKLKEIKVKPNIDEHDLMTKIKHAREFIEKGNKVRVTCMFRGREMAHPELGEKVTERFVQELKDIAQVEASPKLMGRNLSLVLAPQGKK